ttgttaTTGAAGCAGTttcattttgtaagtttacaactattattatacacttattgtttatgtatgaatgatatactgcaatagattaatttaaaaaaagaacaaaaccaaaCTTGTTGATGATCAAACACGCACTGTATACGCAGTATATTTTGGCTTAGCCAGTGAAGGGGtgaaaaatacagtttttaagCCTTGTTGAAAATTTGCAAATCTTTGCTGATGTATCTTCTCGTATTTCCAGATGAGCACACTCAGTGTGGGAAAACTATATTATTTAACCTAGAGCATCTTGTTTTCAAATTTCAGAAGATTTGATATAAAAGACTTATCATTTTTAGTTAccaattaaaaaaactaaacaaaacaaaattatataaaatccttaggaagagaaaaataattttgataatattcACAATTTTCTCTGTAGAGTGTTATATCCATTTTAAGCTCCTATGCGTTTCCTCCTATTTACCAGGCTAAAAAACTGAAAGTACGATTCCGTCAACCTTTCCAGTTGTTTCAAATTAGTCATTGtgaattccaatttttttttattggtggTGGTGTCAGGCTGATTTCCCCAGGTGGCAGGGTCTGGGATGGAGATGAGCATGCCAGAGGCTTATTGAGGAGTGCTTTGGGGATTGAAAcagtggaagggaagggaggagtaGATTGGGCCCCGGGAGAAGTCCGGCTGTGATGGGGTCGCTCTGGACATCTCAGCTGACTGCAGGAGTTGTGAGGATGAGATGACCTGGATGGGGAGAACAATGGGGGTCTTAGTCCTTTTATCCTGGAAAGAAGGACCAGGTGTGGCCTTGGACACAAAGTATCACATTCCCTGCTAATACCTAGGGACAGTCATCAGAACTCTTCATTCGCCAGCGTCACCAGCCTGCCCTGTGTATGGCGGAGCCCCTGCCACCCGATGCGCTAGCCAAGGGAGTGAAGCAGAAGCACTGTGCCTGTGGGAATCGGAGGGCCCCTGGTTCACTGCATTCGCCCCTGAGTAGAAAATACTTAGAGCTTGCCAAACTACTTATTGGCAGCTTTCATTGgtgaaaaaaatctgaaagacGGTGTTTTTCAAAGATCATGGCTGGTGTCCCATGCGTCCAAAGAGTTTCTCCTACTATCCTATCATAGATGCTCCTTGATTTCAGAGCCACTTCTTCCCCTGAAGACTAAAAAAGGATGagttctttacatcatttatatacgaacatacataagcaattaactgtatagtaaaaattgtgaactattcggattggttaggggaaaatactttgttggGTAGTAAtgtttgacaatgttctttaatcatcaGTTGAAAAGCTTTAaaagcaatgcaagttattggtggtagggtgagatgttatctatgtttgtttgatgttatatatgtttttttgtaagttcacagctattatccacttattgtttatgtatgtttatatatgagtgatatatttcaataaattaaaaaaaaattaaaaatgaaaggattaGTTCATTGACCTACAACTAAGAAGACTTGTTTAAGAGAACTAGGCAGGGATAGTGTCATTTGATTTCTACTGGAAGATGGACTAAACTGTGTGGTCTTCCCTCCAGTTACAGGAAAAATACAATCTCTCAGCACCCAAATATAACAccttaaaagaaagaataacaatTGCACTCCATTTTCAATGACTGAAAACAGAGCTTTATTTTGATACATGAGAGAACAAGTTACAGCAAAATCTTAGAAAGCAGGTACAAGAGAGACGTTTCACTGGACTCTCCTCTCAGAGGGGCTTAAATCTGTGGCGCAACAAAGGATGGAGCCAATCTTCAAATTCCTTAAACAGGATGACTTCCTGTCCTGAAGACACAAGGAGGAAGGCTGGGGATACCTGTGAGTTTATTAGTTGATTTTGAATGTACTCCTGTGGAAGGGAGGGAGTTTGGACGGGGCTTTGAATGAGGACACAGATTTAGTAGGACTGGAAGTAGCTTATGGGACTCTGGAGTTCCTTTCTGTGGACACTCCAGAATTTCAAAAAGGAGGTCAACATTTGTGGGAATGAAGGCAGTGAGGAAGGGGATGTTCAAAGCAGAGATCAGCAGCAGGAGGAGGCAGAGCAGGTGGGGCGGGAGCAGGTGGAGATGACACAGGTTGGGCGGTAGCAGGTGGTGTGGCAGGAGACCTGGCCACTGACTGGGCGCAGGCAGCAGCTGGTCTGGCTGCAGCAGGGATTACAGCAAGAAGGACGGCAGCAGCTGGAGATGCAGCAGCTGGGGCGGCAGCAGCTAGCATCACAGGAGCTGGAGCCACTGCAGGAGGGGCGGCAGGAGCTGGAGATGCAGCAGCTGGGGTGACAGCAGCTGGAGATGCAGCAGCTGGGGCGGCAGCAGCTAGAACCACAGCAGCTGGAACCATAGCAGGAGGGGCGGCAGTAGCTGGAGATGCTGCAGCTGGGGCGGCAGCAGCTGGAGATGCAGCAGCTGGGGTGGCAGCAACTAGAACCACAGCAGCTGGAGCCACTGCATGaggggaggcagcagctggagatgCAGCAGCTGGGGCGGCAGCAGCTAGAACCACAGCAGCTGGAGCCACTGCAGGAGGGGCGGCAGCAGCTGGAGATGCAGCAGTTGGGGCGGCAACAGTTGGGCTGGGAGTGCACAGACTTGCAGCAGCTGGGCCTGCAGCAGCTGGGGCGGCAGCAGGTGGTTCTGCAGCAGGTGGTCTGGCAGCAGCTGGGTTGGCAGCAGGTCTCCTGGCAGAGGCCTTGGCCACAGCCCTGCTCAGAGCAGATGGAGCCACAACAGGAGCTGACCATGGTGTCAGAGGGTGGAAGTTCTGGGTGAGTTTCCAGGAGAGTGAGTTTCTCCAGTTTGGAAGACTGCTGGACCACGCCCCCATTTATACCCTGTGGAGGGGCTGTGTCAAGAGGTCAAGTATTATTTCCTTGTTATTACCTATCGTCCTGGGGAACCTAATCATTTAATGACATGATTGTGTTTTCCTAGTTAAATACtccaaaatggagaaaataacctatttccttttccttatgtGCTCCTGTTTCTTCTTGAAAATCTTCTCACATTTCTTCCTTGGCGGTGTCACCTTGTCACTGGTCTATGGAGTGTCTTGCATTCATCACATGACTTTCTGACATTTTGATTTTGCAAGTGACATTCCCTGCAAATCCTGGAGAATGGGTCTCATAATGCTAAAATGTCATTAGTTGTTAAAGATACGTGGAAAATATCTTGGTCAGGTTGAACGCTGGTGAGGAAATAGAAGGAAAGGCTCCTTCCATGGGAGGATGCCTGTTTGTAATGAGGATGACCGTGAACCTGTACGGGCCTGTTGGATGGTCAGGGAGATGGTGGGACCCCAAGGAAATTCCAAACTCTGTATCATTGTGTTGTTCCGTTGCCTCAAGCGGAGGCACTGACGAAGTGATAGAGTGCTTTCAAATAGCAACCTGCATTCTTACTTTCGGAATGTCTTCTTGTGTATACATTGAGTAGGAAGCTTTTGTCTGTCTCTTGGCTATGAAATTgcaaactttatttttcttcccttcactGGCTAAGTCAAAAGACATTGAGTTCACCATTTGTGTGTTTGATCGttgactattttcttttttcttttaattaattgaagtatatcactcatatgtgAATATACATAAGTAATAAGAGTATAATAAtggttgtgaacttaacaaaacagcatatataacatcaaagaggactctcataactcaccctaccaccaatcacttgcattgttgttaaacctttttaactaatgtttaaagagcattgccaaaatatttctaaacaaagtattttcccccaaccagcCCTATTATAATTATCTACATGTCACTTACGTACGAACATACCTAaataattaagtatatagtaaaagttgtgaacttagaaagcaaacatgcgtaacatcatacaggggtcccatacatcaacccttcaccaacacctcgcattgtcatgagatgtttcttacaaattatgtaagagtattgtcaaaatcttactactaatcatagtccttaccttacatttggtgtgttttatctccaacccaccctattgttattttctaaatgtatttttaatgacagaagttgtaaatttat
This genomic stretch from Dasypus novemcinctus isolate mDasNov1 chromosome 21, mDasNov1.1.hap2, whole genome shotgun sequence harbors:
- the LOC105744239 gene encoding keratin-associated protein 4-6-like — protein: MVSSCCGSICSEQGCGQGLCQETCCQPSCCQTTCCRTTCCRPSCCRPSCCKSVHSQPNCCRPNCCISSCCRPSCSGSSCCGSSCCRPSCCISSCCLPSCSGSSCCGSSCCHPSCCISSCCRPSCSISSYCRPSCYGSSCCGSSCCRPSCCISSCCHPSCCISSSCRPSCSGSSSCDASCCRPSCCISSCCRPSCCNPCCSQTSCCLRPTCCQPSCCQTTCCRTTCCRPSCCVSSCCRPSCCQSVHSQPNCCRPNCCISSCCRPSCSGSSCCGSSCCCPNCCISSCCRPYCSGSSCCGSSCCQPSCCISSCCRPSCCNPCCSQTSCCLRPVCGQTSCHTTCYRPTCVISTCPRPTCSAPSCC